The following DNA comes from Microbacterium terregens.
GCAGGCGGTCGAGCAGGTCGCCGAGCAGGAAGTACAGCTGACGAAGTCCCATCAGGGCGAAGATGTTCGCCGTGAAGACGATGAAGGGGCTGGTCGTGATGCCGAAGATCGCCGGGATCGAGTCGATGGCGAAGAGCAGGTCGGTGATGCCGATCGCGACGAAGACGATCAGCATCGGCGTGAAGAACTTCTTGCCGTCCACGACGGTGCGCAGCTTCGCACCGTCGTAGTGATCGCTGATGTCGATGGTGCGGCGCAGCAGGCGGACGATGAAATTCTCCTGTTTGACGTCCGAGTCGTGATCGCCACCGGGGAACGCCTGCCGCCACGCCGTCCACACGAGGAAGGCACCGAAGATGTAGAAGATCGGGCTGAAGTTCTCGATCACCGCGGCGCCGACGAGGATGAACGCACCACGAAGGACGAGGGCGATGATGATCCCCACCATCAGGACTTCTTGCTGGTAGCGCCGCGGGACCGCGAACTGTCCCATGATCAGCACGAACACGAACAGATTGTCGATCGACAGGCTGTACTCGGTGAGCCATCCGGCGACGAACTGCCCGGCGAACTCGCCGCCTGCGAAGATCCACATGAGCCCCGCGAAGATCAGCGCGAGCACGACGTAGAACACGACCCAGAGCGTCGACTCCTTGGTGGAGGGGATGTGCGGTCGCTTGAGGATCAGCAGCAGATCGGCGGCCAGGATCAGCGTCAGAACGACCAGCGAACCGACTTCGAACCAGACGGGGAGAACGAGGTCCAATGCAGGGCCTTTCGGGAGAGGGCGGGGTCGGTCGATTCCCGAAAGTCTCTCCCCCGCGGCATCCGGATTCGGAATGCTGCGGCGCGTGCCCGGGGATGCTTCGACGGCTCCCGTGATGACGGACACGCGATGACGGGATACTCCCTCTCGCTCCCGCAACGATACAGGGTGCGGACTTCTTTCTGAGACGATCGGGGCCACCGCGACACTCACAGGGTGAGAGACAATGAGGCGCCGGCGGTCCTGGGCCGGCGGGAAGGAAAAGGGATGCCGGAGCCTGCAGCAACGGATGACTCGACCCTCGTGGCGCAGGCTGCGAGCGGGAGCGAGCATGCGTTCCGCGCGCTCTATCGCGCGTATGTCCGACCCGTGTACTGGCTGGCCCACCGGCTCGTCGGCAACGCGTCGGATGCCGAGGACGTGACGCAGGAGACGTTCCTGGTCGCGTGGCGCAAGCTGCCGGGCCTCGAACTGGCCGGGGACTCGCTATTGCCGTGGCTTGTGACGGTGTGCCGCTTTCAGGCGGCCAACCGCATCCGCACCCAGCGGCGGGAACGTCAGAACACCGCACCCGCGCCGGATGACGGCATCCCGTCCACGGTGAACGTCGAGCAGCAGGTGATCGACACCGAGTTCGCCGACCGCATCCTGAGGGAAGTGGCCGGGCTGAGCCCGCTCGATCGCGACATCTTCCGCCTGTGCGCGACCGAGGGGTACGCCTACCAGGCCGCCGCCGAAGAGCTCGGCGTT
Coding sequences within:
- a CDS encoding sigma-70 family RNA polymerase sigma factor, with amino-acid sequence MPEPAATDDSTLVAQAASGSEHAFRALYRAYVRPVYWLAHRLVGNASDAEDVTQETFLVAWRKLPGLELAGDSLLPWLVTVCRFQAANRIRTQRRERQNTAPAPDDGIPSTVNVEQQVIDTEFADRILREVAGLSPLDRDIFRLCATEGYAYQAAAEELGVAHGVVRNRLSRIRTRLRTVAKEST
- a CDS encoding TerC family protein, whose product is MDLVLPVWFEVGSLVVLTLILAADLLLILKRPHIPSTKESTLWVVFYVVLALIFAGLMWIFAGGEFAGQFVAGWLTEYSLSIDNLFVFVLIMGQFAVPRRYQQEVLMVGIIIALVLRGAFILVGAAVIENFSPIFYIFGAFLVWTAWRQAFPGGDHDSDVKQENFIVRLLRRTIDISDHYDGAKLRTVVDGKKFFTPMLIVFVAIGITDLLFAIDSIPAIFGITTSPFIVFTANIFALMGLRQLYFLLGDLLDRLRYLHYGIAFILAFIGLKLVFHAMHVNELPFINNGEHIEWAPEISTWMSLAVIVLSMAVATIASLVASSRDKRAQRRDAAPVVEGPGDAEA